In one Pseudodesulfovibrio tunisiensis genomic region, the following are encoded:
- a CDS encoding helix-turn-helix domain-containing protein: MNTRLRKIFGWLALLGLVMILTCPAAFAQTDDTATDTTAGDTATTGDTATDGTTGDTTDTGETGDAADTGEQTGPEFSNPTQAAKAEALAEAAAEAAAAENAEAVDAAESAVSEAQAAVDAAQAAVDAAETDTDLTAAEQDLATAQEALAEAQTAADQAVANAASVDVAGIASMRDEGMGWGEIAHELGVHPSTIGLGHRTRAQAATKSRGVGREKASVGTRANPGRTNRDMKTGIAKTPGVSGGKGSKAVGLSRASSKAKGGAKGSKSSKDSSASGGRGNSGNSGKGGGNSAGGKGKGGGNGKGGGNGGGKK; this comes from the coding sequence ATGAATACGAGACTCAGAAAGATATTCGGCTGGCTGGCCCTGCTCGGACTGGTCATGATACTGACCTGTCCCGCAGCCTTTGCCCAGACCGACGACACCGCCACGGACACCACCGCAGGCGATACGGCAACGACCGGAGACACTGCCACCGACGGAACAACCGGTGACACAACGGATACGGGCGAAACCGGAGATGCCGCCGACACCGGCGAGCAGACCGGACCGGAATTTTCCAACCCGACACAGGCGGCCAAGGCCGAAGCGCTGGCCGAGGCTGCCGCCGAAGCCGCGGCTGCGGAAAACGCCGAAGCCGTGGATGCCGCCGAATCAGCGGTTTCCGAGGCACAGGCAGCCGTGGATGCAGCGCAGGCAGCGGTTGACGCAGCCGAGACCGACACGGATCTGACAGCGGCGGAACAGGATCTGGCAACAGCGCAGGAAGCCCTTGCCGAGGCGCAGACCGCTGCGGATCAGGCCGTGGCCAACGCGGCGTCCGTGGACGTGGCCGGCATCGCCTCCATGCGCGATGAAGGCATGGGGTGGGGAGAAATCGCCCATGAACTGGGCGTGCATCCCAGCACCATCGGTCTGGGACACCGCACCCGGGCACAGGCCGCGACCAAGTCCAGAGGCGTTGGCCGGGAAAAGGCTTCCGTGGGCACCAGGGCCAATCCGGGCCGGACCAACAGGGACATGAAGACCGGCATTGCCAAGACTCCCGGAGTCTCCGGAGGCAAGGGCAGCAAGGCCGTGGGCCTGAGCCGTGCCTCCTCCAAGGCCAAGGGCGGAGCCAAGGGTTCCAAGTCCTCCAAGGACAGTTCCGCCAGCGGCGGCCGGGGCAATTCCGGCAACAGCGGCAAGGGCGGAGGCAACTCTGCCGGCGGCAAGGGCAAGGGTGGCGGAAACGGCAAGGGCGGAGGCAACGGCGGCGGCAAGAAGTAA